The Mercenaria mercenaria strain notata chromosome 10, MADL_Memer_1, whole genome shotgun sequence genome contains a region encoding:
- the LOC128546392 gene encoding uncharacterized protein LOC128546392, translated as MGPVFGVSDYWYRQEFAKLRGMVHWHGLCWRQDRQPHNLLHAAVQEGLSDSMCAERLAKWASSEISLSAMHPAGSDSHGHPRKNLWPPPEGSAPAPDEEKNPLVKLLMDVSSLEDYLLLTNRVSLHRCSDYCLRTKQSNSSSSRVCRMDFGTENNPGKHVHDHAEIVKDRNRSLRLEMPRDHPALVQNSRYHTQVWWANGDISFILSKSNPENLSVDEILATEKYITGYACKGNEPTGAMADLFNDIVNSSDEESATGKSVCRQLLMNTVKRDVSAAEVSFELSSLPLYRCSYSFQNISLSGCRVLEKNGSTATKNTALDNYLSRDENDISSFYQFVCNRGRVPVLAGNNARASWPLDDNYCRSMLILHWPNRRKIEQIKTDKTWTEIMHAFLNTEACPNFLKADVERAKKKYFENVCYNNDDDTDSNSSTTNDDIDSPDWVELICPNQITDFQSDFKYDDGGPDYDWSAKLYAYPIQKCQDWIENINQSAEVNVTELILPDVDLNMINSNQKFAFDITMLTLSNYVKNDTDFEPLRLIVSGTAGTGKSFLIKCLVKAIRSLFQTNKSVQVVCPTGNSANIISGVTLHSYLKVPTKKRGKDMTPPDGTIGECLQSNCEGLEALLVDERSLIGTNTLGWMEYMCRHGVHKGSKSHLSWGGLPVVIFFGDDVQLPPVLDSPVYNNKSQSPASRHEELVWQDFQYAVTLSTIVRQSADQKNLRDLLMAIREYKATPQQALWLQRFQWKNLQNSYGDELLNRMSENGLFVFPCHEEEWQHNKLKLLEANTVHPVAKLNAICHGPHSKSEGQDKSGGIQQTLFLCKKVKVMLSINLCVPYGLFNGASGTVIDIIYEADQRPSNALPKVVFVEFLSYTGPAFLPENPNIVPIVPVERKVDCRRTQIPLRLGLATVVHRCQGMALG; from the coding sequence ATGGGTCCTGTATTTGGGGTCAGTGATTATTGGTACAGACAGGAGTTTGCCAAATTGCGTGGTATGGTTCACTGGCATGGTCTTTGCTGGAGACAGGACAGGCAGCCTCATAATCTGTTACATGCTGCTGTTCAAGAGGGTCTTTCTGACAGTATGTGTGCTGAGCGGTTAGCTAAGTGGGCATCATCTGAGATAAGTCTTTCAGCGATGCATCCAGCAGGGTCAGATTCACATGGACATCCAAGAAAAAATTTATGGCCACCACCGGAAGGATCAGCACCAGCACCTGATGAGGAGAAAAATCCCCTTGTGAAGTTGTTGATGGATGTGAGCTCACTTGAGGACTATTTACTGCTTACAAACAGAGTTAGCTTGCACAGATGCTCAGACTACTGTCTAAGAACAAAACAATCAAATAGCTCTTCATCCAGAGTATGCCGTATGGACTTTGGAACTGAAAATAATCCTGGAAAACATGTTCATGaccatgcagaaattgtaaaggACAGAAATCGTTCTTTGAGGCTTGAAATGCCTAGAGATCATCCGGCTCTTGTTCAGAACTCCAGATATCATACTCAAGTTTGGTGGGCTAATGGagatatttctttcattctttccaAAAGTAACCCCGAAAACCTATCAGTTGATGAAATTTTAGCAACTGAGAAGTACATAACTGGGTATGCCTGCAAAGGTAATGAGCCAACAGGGGCTATGGCAGACCTTTTTAATGATATTGTCAACTCTTCAGATGAGGAAAGTGCAACAGGAAAATCAGTTTGTAGACAACTTCTTATGAATACGGTAAAACGTGACGTTTCTGCAGCTGAAGTATCATTTGAATTGTCATCACTGCCTTTGTATAGATGTAGCTATAGTTTTCAAAACATCAGTCTTTCTGGTTGTagggttttagaaaaaaatggtagcACAGCCACCAAAAACACAGCTTTAGACAATTACCTTAGTCGCGATGAGAATGACATCTCGTCCTTCTACCAGTTTGTTTGTAATCGTGGTAGAGTTCCAGTGCTAGCAGGCAACAATGCCAGAGCATCATGGCCGCTGGATGACAACTACTGTCGTTCAATGCTTATACTCCATTGGCCTAACAGGCGAAAAATAGAGCAAATTAAAACTGACAAGACCTGGACAGAGATAATGCACGCGTTTCTCAACACAGAAGCCTGTCCCAATTTTTTGAAGGCTGATGTTGAGAGAGCTAAAaagaaatactttgaaaatgtatgctataataatgatgatgatactgATAGCAACTCTTCGACAACAAATGATGATATTGACTCTCCTGACTGGGTTGAACTTATTTGCCCAAACCAAATAACCGATTTCCAGTCAGATTTCAAGTATGATGATGGTGGACCAGATTATGATTGGAGTGCCAAGCTCTATGCTTATCCTATTCAAAAATGCCAAGACTGGATTGAAAACATAAATCAATCAGCAGAAGTAAATGTAACTGAGCTGATTCTTCCTGATGTAGACTTGAACATGATAAATAGTAATCAGAAGTTTGCCTTTGACATTACTATGTTAACGTTGTCAAACTATGTTAAAAACGATACAGATTTTGAACCACTTCGCCTCATTGTTAGTGGAACAGCGGGCACTGGCAAGTCCTTTCTTATAAAATGCTTGGTAAAAGCTATACGAAgcctttttcaaacaaataaatctGTGCAAGTTGTGTGTCCAACTGGTAACAGTGCCAACATTATTTCTGGTGTCACACTTCACAGTTATCTGAAAGTACCAACAAAGAAAAGAGGAAAAGACATGACACCACCAGATGGCACAATTGGCGAATGCCTGCAGTCAAACTGTGAAGGCTTAGAGGCTTTGCTTGTGGATGAGAGATCACTAATTGGAACCAATACTCTAGGATGGATGGAATATATGTGTCGACATGGTGTGCATAAAGGCTCAAAATCACACCTATCTTGGGGCGGTTTGCCAGTTGTGATTTTTTTTGGCGATGATGTACAGTTACCACCTGTATTGGACTCACCTGTATATAACAACAAAAGTCAGTCACCTGCATCCAGACATGAAGAACTTGTTTGGCAGGACTTTCAGTATGCTGTAACCCTTTCAACTATAGTGAGACAAAGTGCTGATCAGAAAAACTTAAGAGACCTTCTTATGGCCATAAGAGAGTACAAAGCCACACCGCAGCAAGCTTTATGGTTACAGAGGTTTCAATGGAAAAATTTGCAGAATTCATATGGTGATGAACTGTTAAACAGGATGAGTGAAAATGGTCTATTTGTCTTTCCATGTCATGAGGAAGAATGGCAACACAACAAACTCAAACTTTTAGAGGCAAATACAGTCCATCCCGTTGCCAAGCTGAATGCAATTTGTCATGGTCCTCATTCAAAAAGTGAAGGACAAGACAAATCTGGTGGTATTCAGCAGACACTGTTTCTTTGCAAAAAGGTTAAAGTCATGCTCTCTATTAATCTTTGTGTGCCTTATGGTCTTTTCAATGGAGCCAGTGGTACTGTCATAGATATTATATATGAAGCAGACCAGCGTCCATCAAATGCATTACCAAAAGTAGTATTTGTTGAGTTTCTTTCATACACAGGTCCTGCATTTTTACCTGAAAATCCAAATATTGTACCAATAGTTCCAGTTGAACGCAAGGTTGACTGTCGTAGAACACAAATTCCTTTACGTTTAGGATTGGCCACAGTTGTGCACAGGTGTCAGGGAATGGCTTTAGGCTAA